In Anolis sagrei isolate rAnoSag1 chromosome 9, rAnoSag1.mat, whole genome shotgun sequence, the following proteins share a genomic window:
- the ARRDC4 gene encoding arrestin domain-containing protein 4, giving the protein MEAAGGVVLQVGLPPREGGYCGGEAVSGWVGLQLDVPSPLRALRLRAAGQASAAWKEAAGGGGGGRGEPAAPHPGTRLQAHAVYLDLRQTLLGKEEARSQEGDEGLILLEAGKHEFPFSFQLPQQPLATSFTGKYGSIQYFVEAILERPMASTQSVKREFQVISHIDVNSPLLLTPARQCQEKMVGCWFFTSGPVSLSAKIERKGYCNGEAIPIYAEIENCSSRLIVPKAAIFQTQTYLASGKTKTFRQMVANVRGNHVASGSTDTWNGKTLKIPPVTPSILDCCIIRVDYSLAVYIHIPGAKKLMLELPLVIGTIPCTAFASRNSSLVSQFSVDMSWLALTMPEHPEAPPNYADIVSEEEFSRHVTAYPAPVDCDEQQLCCPLFAYIQEFRFQPPPLYSEIDPHPTEVEDSQPVSIMA; this is encoded by the exons ATGGAGGCGGCGGGAGGAGTGGTCCTCCAGGTGGGGCTGCCTCCCCGCGAGGGGGGCTACTGCGGCGGGGAAGCCGTGTCCGGCTGGGTGGGCCTGCAGCTGGACGTGCCCTCGCCCCTCCGCGCCCTCCGACTCCGCGCCGCCGGGCAAGCCTCCGCCGCCTGGAAGGAAGCagcagggggaggaggaggaggaaggggagagccCGCCGCCCCGCACCCCGGGACCCGGCTCCAAGCCCACGCCGTGTACCTCGACCTCCGGCAGACCCTGCTCGGGAAGGAAGAGGCCCGCAGCCAGGAAG gTGATGAGGGCTTAATCCTATTAGAAGCTGGGAAACACGAATTCCCTTTCAGCTTTCAACTCCCGCAGCA ACCGTTGGCGACCTCTTTCACTGGGAAGTATGGCAGCATCCAATATTTTGTCGAAGCGATCCTAGAGAGGCCAATGGCATCCACTCAGTCCGTCAAGAGGGAATTCCAGGTTATTAGCCACATTGATGTGAATTCACCACTTTTACTG ACTCCTGCAAGGCAGTGCCAGGAAAAGATGGTTGGATGCTGGTTCTTCACCTCTGGACCAGTTTCTCTGAGTGCCAAAATTGAAAGGAAGGGATATTGTAATG GTGAAGCCATCCCGATTTATGCAGAAATTGAGAATTGCTCCTCTCGTTTGATTGTTCCAAAAGCTGCCATTTTCCAAACACAGACTTACCTTGCAAGCGGGAAAACGAAAACATTCCGTCAGATGGTAGCCAATGTGCGGGGAAACCATGTTGCCTCTGGCAGTACGGACACATGGAATGGGAAAACTCTGAAAATCCCACCTGTGACCCCTTCCATCCTTGACTGCTGCATTATCAGAGTTGACTATTCCTTGGCG GTCTACATTCATATCCCTGGTGCTAAAAAGCTGATGCTTGAACTGCCTCTGGTCATTGGCACAATCCCATGCACTGCGTTTGCCAGCCGAAACTCCAGCCTCGTCAGCCAGTTCAGTGTGGATATGAGCTGGCTGGCGCTGACCATGCCAGAACATCCTGAAG CCCCACCCAATTATGCTGATATCGTATCCGAGGAAGAGTTTTCCCGACACGTTACTGCTTACCCGGCCCCGGTTGACTGTGATGAACAACAGCTGTGTTGCCCTCTGTTTGCCTACATTCAAGAATTTCGGTTTCAGCCTCCTCCGCTCTATTCAGAG